One window from the genome of Phycisphaerales bacterium encodes:
- the rimO gene encoding 30S ribosomal protein S12 methylthiotransferase RimO — translation MTMPTLKPRSIAFVSLGCPKNTIDSEQMLGTLTEAGFELVDAEANADAVIINTCGFLEASKQESLDVINQAIERKKEGKIQRVVVTGCLVQRHRARLLEWAPDIDALLGVFDRDHILEAVTAPDTERETLTEQEPPYWIAGNALQAAKARGMSTVGLTVHGKDGKGIGYFEDESQRRRLTPRHWAYLRISEGCNQGCAFCTIPSIRGKMRSKPLNRIADEARRLMQDGAFELNLIGQDTTSYGMDIGYDNLDHPQAEGLIGLLRTLDEVATEFGGGWMRLMYAYPSFFTDSMIDAIAHFPNIVKYIDIPLQHSTDSMLTAMRRRISADDQLTLMNKLRERIDGLAIRTTLITGFPGETEADHESLCDFVREFQFDMLGVFKYSREPGTPAGTMDLDPKLHVPDEIKEAREAELMLIQQEIAFENAEFLAQEECQFDVLIDTPSQAIELDGQKAAADPQFMSTGRCYHQAPQVDSSTCVLSREELPAGSLVRATIVGSDGYDLIARPTDDLSPDIALPLLS, via the coding sequence ATGACCATGCCCACACTAAAACCGCGCTCGATTGCCTTTGTGAGCCTTGGCTGCCCAAAGAATACGATCGACTCTGAGCAGATGCTCGGCACGCTGACTGAAGCTGGCTTTGAGCTCGTCGATGCAGAAGCAAATGCTGATGCGGTCATCATCAACACGTGTGGATTTCTTGAAGCTTCCAAGCAAGAATCGCTTGACGTCATTAACCAGGCCATCGAACGAAAAAAAGAAGGCAAGATCCAGCGCGTGGTCGTAACAGGCTGCCTGGTACAACGACATCGAGCTCGGTTACTGGAGTGGGCGCCAGACATTGATGCGTTGCTCGGTGTGTTCGATCGAGATCACATTCTAGAAGCTGTCACAGCACCGGACACGGAGAGAGAAACGCTCACTGAACAAGAGCCGCCCTACTGGATTGCAGGCAACGCATTACAAGCCGCAAAGGCACGCGGAATGTCCACTGTCGGCCTCACTGTGCACGGCAAAGATGGAAAAGGCATTGGCTATTTCGAAGATGAATCTCAACGCCGTCGACTCACACCACGCCACTGGGCCTATCTTCGAATTAGCGAAGGCTGCAACCAAGGCTGCGCGTTTTGTACGATTCCATCGATCCGTGGCAAAATGAGATCGAAACCACTTAACAGAATTGCCGATGAAGCTCGCCGTCTCATGCAAGATGGCGCCTTTGAGCTCAATCTAATTGGCCAAGATACCACCAGCTATGGCATGGATATTGGATACGACAACCTCGATCACCCCCAAGCTGAGGGCCTGATTGGTCTTCTTCGCACGCTTGACGAAGTGGCAACTGAATTTGGCGGCGGCTGGATGCGCCTGATGTATGCGTACCCCAGTTTCTTTACCGATAGCATGATTGATGCAATCGCGCACTTCCCAAACATTGTTAAGTACATTGATATACCTCTCCAACATTCAACTGATTCAATGCTGACTGCGATGCGGAGGCGTATTTCTGCCGATGATCAACTGACATTGATGAACAAGCTGCGCGAACGCATTGATGGCTTAGCTATTCGCACGACACTAATCACTGGCTTCCCCGGTGAAACAGAAGCCGACCATGAATCGCTCTGTGATTTCGTGCGTGAGTTCCAGTTCGATATGCTCGGCGTTTTTAAGTACTCGCGTGAACCAGGAACGCCTGCAGGGACCATGGATCTTGATCCAAAGCTCCATGTGCCTGATGAAATCAAAGAGGCGCGAGAAGCAGAGTTAATGCTCATTCAGCAAGAGATTGCATTTGAAAATGCTGAATTTCTGGCACAGGAAGAATGCCAGTTTGATGTACTCATTGATACGCCAAGCCAAGCAATTGAACTCGATGGACAAAAAGCGGCGGCCGACCCTCAGTTCATGAGCACTGGGCGATGCTATCACCAAGCTCCACAGGTTGATTCTTCCACTTGCGTCCTCTCCCGAGAAGAATTACCCGCCGGGTCACTCGTACGAGCGACAATTGTCGGCTCAGATGGGTACGATCTCATCGCACGGCCTACTGATGATCTCAGCCCGGACATTGCACTGCCGCTTCTCAGCTGA
- the lepA gene encoding translation elongation factor 4 has translation MPIRNFSIIAHIDHGKSTLADRLLQATSAISQRQARAQMLDTMDLERERGITIKASAVTVHHVVDGEEYELNFIDTPGHVDFTYEVSRALTACEGAILVVDSTQGVEAQTVANAFLAVESDVDLIPVINKIDLPAADPTRVAMEIEHVLGLPAEDCLLCSAKSGQGIEDLLKAICLRVPKPRDEAVKQTRALIFDCHYDDYRGVVVYFRVFDGSLKIGDRIRMIGTGRTYNITELGRYTPEPTKVKELKHGQVGYMVAAIKTIADVRIGDTITIESDPAPEPLPGYEEPKQMVFCDFYPATSGAESGKKGDYETLRDAIERLHINDVSFTYAAQHSEALGFGFRCGFLGLLHMEIVQERLEREGGVEIVQTAPTVGYEVLSTTGELIEIHNPAELPDPSQIAEIREPIVKLEIICPNENIGDLMKLCDTRRGLFKSQTYLSDTRQILDYELPLAEIIYDFYDKLKSITRGYGTMDYEIVDFRAERLVKVHIIVNDQIVEALSFISHRSNAEARSRNILIKLKKQISRHQFEIPLQAGIGGKIIARETIKSVRKNVTAKCYGGDISRKRKLLEKQKRGKRRMKTVGSVDIPQEAFLSVLEQE, from the coding sequence GTGCCAATACGTAACTTTTCCATCATCGCCCACATCGACCACGGCAAAAGCACCCTTGCCGATCGTCTTCTCCAGGCCACGAGTGCTATTTCACAACGCCAGGCACGTGCCCAGATGCTCGACACCATGGATTTGGAAAGAGAGCGTGGAATCACCATCAAAGCATCGGCCGTCACCGTTCATCACGTGGTTGATGGTGAAGAGTATGAGCTCAACTTTATTGATACACCAGGCCATGTTGACTTTACCTATGAGGTATCGCGAGCGCTGACTGCTTGCGAAGGCGCGATTCTTGTCGTTGATTCAACCCAAGGCGTTGAGGCGCAGACGGTGGCAAATGCCTTCTTGGCCGTTGAAAGTGATGTCGACCTCATTCCAGTCATTAACAAAATAGATCTACCAGCTGCAGACCCTACTCGGGTCGCAATGGAGATTGAACATGTTCTCGGGCTGCCGGCTGAAGACTGTCTTTTGTGCTCAGCTAAGTCAGGTCAGGGAATTGAAGATCTTCTTAAAGCGATCTGCTTGCGTGTACCCAAGCCTCGAGATGAGGCGGTCAAGCAAACACGAGCGCTCATCTTTGATTGCCATTACGACGACTATCGCGGCGTGGTTGTCTACTTCCGCGTATTCGATGGATCGCTCAAGATTGGTGATCGAATTCGAATGATTGGTACCGGTCGGACTTACAACATCACCGAACTTGGGCGATACACGCCTGAACCAACAAAAGTCAAAGAACTGAAGCATGGCCAAGTTGGCTACATGGTTGCTGCCATTAAGACCATCGCTGATGTTCGCATTGGTGACACGATTACCATTGAAAGCGATCCCGCTCCAGAACCATTGCCAGGCTATGAAGAGCCAAAGCAAATGGTCTTTTGTGACTTTTACCCTGCCACCAGTGGCGCTGAATCCGGAAAAAAGGGTGACTACGAAACCCTCCGTGACGCGATCGAGCGATTACATATCAATGATGTCAGCTTTACGTATGCTGCCCAGCACTCCGAAGCCCTCGGATTCGGCTTTCGGTGCGGCTTTCTTGGCTTGCTTCACATGGAAATTGTTCAAGAAAGACTTGAACGCGAGGGCGGCGTCGAGATTGTGCAAACCGCACCAACCGTTGGCTATGAAGTGCTCAGCACAACCGGTGAGTTGATAGAGATTCATAACCCAGCTGAATTACCCGATCCCTCTCAAATTGCGGAGATTCGGGAACCAATCGTCAAACTAGAAATCATTTGTCCAAATGAGAATATTGGCGATCTTATGAAACTGTGTGACACACGCAGGGGTTTATTCAAATCACAAACCTATCTTTCCGACACGCGCCAAATCCTTGATTATGAATTGCCGTTGGCAGAAATCATTTACGACTTCTATGACAAACTAAAGTCGATCACCCGCGGCTATGGAACCATGGACTATGAGATTGTTGATTTTCGCGCTGAGAGGCTCGTCAAAGTCCACATCATCGTCAATGACCAAATCGTTGAAGCACTGAGCTTTATTTCACACCGCTCGAATGCAGAAGCTCGCAGCCGCAACATTCTCATTAAGCTTAAAAAGCAAATTTCTCGCCATCAATTTGAGATCCCCTTACAAGCCGGCATTGGTGGCAAGATCATCGCTCGAGAAACTATTAAATCCGTCCGAAAGAATGTCACTGCCAAGTGCTATGGTGGAGACATTTCACGAAAACGAAAATTATTAGAAAAGCAGAAGCGAGGAAAGAGGCGAATGAAAACTGTTGGCTCAGTTGACATCCCTCAGGAAGCTTTTCTTTCCGTACTCGAACAAGAATAG
- a CDS encoding OmpH family outer membrane protein, with amino-acid sequence MNQLRLPQRTGTGDNMKTKAYALLFFLLGASVAGNAILLAATSKQEDSPAKQAPSLGPASSLTLVNDDKEVVLSSLDDRLSWGTNIYQKAYSVGFINVGRVLNPLLSSTQFQEEREQFQDEIKEGEAEYQEQLESLAEQIDGVDPESPEGREIMTQGRAKNQERQEWLRLMMAKRNQLESGHLSTAYQELISAVQIVAERKKIDIVLRTIPPEDEILGKDIDATMLQIRLRSALVYPEDLEITEDVMNELGIDQD; translated from the coding sequence ATGAACCAGCTTCGCCTGCCGCAGCGAACTGGGACCGGAGACAACATGAAGACAAAAGCCTATGCGCTCCTTTTCTTTCTACTAGGGGCTTCGGTCGCTGGCAACGCTATTCTCCTGGCGGCCACGTCAAAGCAAGAAGATTCCCCCGCGAAACAAGCGCCCTCACTTGGTCCTGCATCGAGCCTGACACTCGTCAACGATGACAAGGAAGTCGTTCTTTCAAGCCTTGACGATCGACTGTCCTGGGGCACAAACATCTATCAGAAGGCGTATAGCGTTGGCTTCATTAATGTTGGCCGCGTGCTGAACCCGCTTCTGTCATCTACGCAGTTCCAGGAAGAACGTGAACAGTTCCAAGATGAAATTAAAGAGGGCGAAGCTGAGTATCAAGAGCAGCTCGAATCACTGGCTGAACAGATAGATGGCGTTGATCCAGAGAGTCCTGAAGGACGGGAGATCATGACCCAAGGAAGAGCGAAGAACCAAGAACGGCAAGAGTGGTTACGACTCATGATGGCCAAACGCAACCAATTGGAATCCGGCCATTTGTCCACGGCTTATCAAGAACTCATTAGCGCTGTGCAAATCGTCGCAGAACGCAAAAAAATCGATATCGTTCTTCGCACCATCCCACCTGAAGACGAAATTCTTGGCAAGGATATTGATGCCACCATGCTACAGATTCGACTGCGAAGCGCGCTGGTCTACCCTGAAGATCTAGAGATCACCGAAGATGTCATGAATGAACTAGGCATTGATCAGGACTGA
- the lipB gene encoding lipoyl(octanoyl) transferase LipB has protein sequence MPNNDFNQPMAKQVQVQDLGQMSYAAAFKRQQEAQAQVIEARGTSAVSQPTLFLVEHNPPVITMTRRPGVADHLTALPQQLASAGVEVVETNRGGDITYHGPGQLVGYVIIDLNLLKFRIDSYMRWLESIVIATLKTYGIAGQRDTCATGVWIPNQQDGPDAKICAMGVRVSRWVSMHGLALNVTTDLSHFDFIVPCGLAGRPVTSLKQQLGDSCPTIDQVKNEFVKCFLEAYEIRKAEVGSQ, from the coding sequence GTGCCAAATAATGATTTCAATCAGCCGATGGCCAAACAGGTGCAGGTCCAGGATCTTGGACAGATGTCCTACGCCGCCGCATTTAAGAGACAGCAAGAAGCTCAGGCTCAGGTTATTGAGGCCAGGGGCACGAGTGCAGTGAGTCAGCCCACACTATTCCTTGTGGAGCACAATCCGCCAGTGATCACAATGACCCGCCGTCCCGGCGTGGCGGATCATCTCACCGCATTGCCACAGCAACTGGCGTCCGCTGGTGTCGAAGTTGTTGAGACGAATCGTGGCGGTGATATTACCTATCACGGACCCGGCCAGCTGGTTGGCTATGTCATTATTGATCTGAACCTGTTGAAATTCAGAATTGACTCATACATGCGATGGCTGGAATCAATTGTGATCGCCACACTCAAGACGTATGGCATTGCTGGTCAGCGAGATACATGCGCGACTGGTGTATGGATTCCAAATCAGCAAGACGGGCCTGATGCCAAGATATGTGCCATGGGTGTTCGAGTATCACGTTGGGTATCAATGCATGGCTTGGCACTCAACGTAACAACTGATCTGAGTCACTTTGATTTTATCGTGCCTTGTGGGCTTGCAGGTCGGCCAGTGACGTCGTTAAAGCAACAGTTGGGTGATTCATGTCCCACGATTGATCAAGTGAAGAATGAATTCGTGAAGTGTTTTTTAGAGGCGTACGAGATTCGAAAGGCTGAGGTTGGTAGCCAGTAA